In a single window of the Schistocerca gregaria isolate iqSchGreg1 unplaced genomic scaffold, iqSchGreg1.2 ptg000569l, whole genome shotgun sequence genome:
- the LOC126315329 gene encoding uncharacterized protein LOC126315329 has protein sequence MPAVESQLEALWNILKQKAPILRPKIIPRGYDDEQLSSLCNSTQFQLCNLEKQALELTHGRCSICDQEMRLAARLATEWSFNFKELVMSLNKLMVLCSTCYELTDLEAFLTKTMTSHNSELESQLSTFCKLNGYNTENPVKRALYVEECYSIAYSIKTILSNCPKLKIANQEFLQLEKKNTSDILSILQLPQSAKDQASIS, from the exons ATGCCAGCCGTCGAGTCCCAGCTTGAGGCACTATGGAACATTCTGAAACAGAAGGCGCCCATCCTGAGACCAAAAATTATCCCTCGCGGCTATGACGATGAGCAATTGTCATCTCTATGTAATTCCACTCAGTTCCAGCTATGCAACTTGGAAAAGCAAGCTCTTGAGCTCACTCACGGACGCTGTTCGATTTGCGACCAGGAAATGCGTCTCGCGGCGCGCTTGGCAACTGAATGGTCATTCAACTTTAAAGAACTGGTTATGAGCCTCAACAAGTTGATG GTACTCTGTTCGACGTGCTACGAATTGACGGACTTGGAAGCATTTTTGACCAAGACGATGACCTCTCACAATAGCGAGCTAGAATCACAGCTCTCgactttctgtaaactcaatggCTACAACACCGAGAACCCAGTAAAAAGAGCTCTCTACGTGGAAGAATGCTATTCAATAGCCTACTCAATCAAAACTATTTTGAGCAATTGCCCGAAACTGAAAATTGCAAATCAGGAATTCTTACAGctcgaaaaaaaaaacacaagtgaCATATTGTCTATCTTACAGTTGCCTCAGTCTGCCAAGGACCAAGCCTCAATATCATGA